The sequence below is a genomic window from Nicotiana tomentosiformis chromosome 6, ASM39032v3, whole genome shotgun sequence.
CAAATGGCAGAATGGCTGCTAAAGACAAAAGAAATCATGGATTGGAAGAGAACTTGCAATATCGGAGACTTGATAAGTTGGAGAACTCATAGTAGCATATTTTTTGTTCTAGAAACTTTGCTTATCTCTTTGGGGCTATATGTCCTGGAAATATTAACAAGCAAGTTTAAAAGCGTTCGGAGAGCATTTGACTCTTCTTCCACCTTTAAAGGCCAATAAAAGAATTTATTATGGCCAAAACATTAAACTATTTAAGCATTAGCATTAAAATTAAAGAATAAGGGGGCAAAAATCCAATACCTGTATCACCGAGAAGAGCACAGAAAGAATATAACTGTGAAGCACCATAGAGAAGTAAATTGTCCCTACCATGCTGCCAACAAATACCCCTGTAAATGGAAGTCTCTGGAAAAGGAAGGAAGAATAATGAGATTGCAGAAAATTAAGCTATCACAAAGGAAGGGAAATGTGCTCTTAAATATTTCCCCAAGCAACAGGTTAGACATAATAGAAGGCAAAACCATGAGTGAGAATGACTAAAATACCTCTTTTGATGTCATGTGTGTGAGCTGATTCTTTGGACCTTTGAGAGCAAAGAATGAGCCAATAATGAATGCACAGCCAATTGTGAAGCAGATAGCAAATTTCTGAGGCATCAACACCATGACAGGGAGGAACATAGTGAATGCAATGAAGATGAAAAAAACACCAGCTGCAAGAAATAACCCAAAGTACATAAGGGACCTCCCCGAAGGGACATTGCTGGTCGCGGAACTAAAGCTTCCTGGTAAATCTCTTACTCCTTTAGAAACCCTATGcagaaaaaggaaaaattaaCAAATGTCATCAGCAAGTGAACAATACAACCAAGACACCAGGTGGGCACCTATTTTTATGTTGCAATTAGATTAAAACACTCAAGACCAACCATATTCATCACTTCTTCAATTGTAATATCTAAAGCCTATTGCCTAAATTACCACATAGGCACATAGGTGCTACCTGATGCATGAATATATCAGAATGCTTCCACCACTGCTTTGTCCAAATCATCAAACTACCAAATCCATGGAAGTCCGTAGAAGAAATATCCCAGAATATTGACAACTCAGAGTTTGAGCAAGATCAATGAAAGATACACCCATGTCATAAATTCCAAAAACTGATACAAGATTAACTGAAAGGGAAATCACACAAATACAGCAAGCAAACATCATTACGCATTATCCTAATATCATCAATCAACTTTGTCATTATGCCTCAATCCCAGACTAGTTAAAGTCGTCTATATGAATCATCTGTATCCATTTCACTCCTTTTCTAAAAAAAAGGTAACAGGTATTTTATTAACCATTAAAGTAGTCCTTTGCACAAAGACTGTTCTAAGAGATACCAGAGTTATAGGACCCCAAAAATCAAAAAGAAAGTCCTGTGCTAGTAACAAAGATCCTAAGATGTCAACTACTGAATCTGCATCTTCTACTAGAGCTTCTTTGCACTAAAATGAAACAATAATATACCATTTCACTCAATTTTGTCCCTTCAATATCTGATTCATCATAATTTGACAAGTTTACCCTACCTGATTTAACAAAGATGCTAGTTTACCCTGATCATCAACTTAAATAACCCTCTTCCTTTATCCAAGCATGTGATTCATACTCCTTCCATTTCAATTAATAGAGGCGAAGTTTGACTAGGCCCAGAGTTTTAAGAAAGAAGAAAACTACAAAAGACTTGTGAAACTTGTGATattaattatgtcataattttgtgtggctataaaactCTTTATGTTTGTGTTGTTAAACATGTCATAATATTTTTGTGACTATAAAACTTGTCATTAAGGGTAAATGTGAAGTACAAGTTagattattttcaaatttaggaaAGATGTCATACCTTTTAGAacaaaagaataagaaaatagcGTCATTTTTTGGAATAAAGGGAGTAAATTTTAGATTAATGATTGGCTACAAATGGATTCGTTTTTAAAATGTCACAAGCTAATTCTACTTTTTTCTATAAGTTTTGTAAAAAAATTGTGAATACATAATTAGTGAAAGGGATGGGAGACTTGCTCTATAGACTCTCCCCCAAGGTATTGAGTCTCAAATGCACATACACCTCCTACAAATTATTTTGACAAACAACCAATTTTAGGACCGCTGATTAAAATATATCCAACGTTTGCAAGGTAATTGAAAGATAATCACAACTTAAAAATGCACtaaagtaattaaaaaatagccggagttcaaattccaataattttcttGAAGTTCGAACTTTTACAAGTGAAAGTGAAACTCCAGCAAAGTGTCACGGATTTAGAACTTTTACAAGTGAAACTCCAGCACTGGTAGAACCAAAGAGAAAAGGTATGATAGGGAGAATACATCCACAGAAATCATCAATCATATTGGTCAAGTgcaaaagcaaaacaatgaagtAGGTGTAGTAGATGCCATGATTGGAAAGAACATGGAACCTAGTTTTCTATTAGATCACCTTGGACACATAGCAGAGACTCACACGCCATTACATAATCTTCATACTCATTCTCGACCAAACAATGTGGTGGGTTACGCAGGCTAAGAAGGAAAAGAAAGTCCTCAACCTTACTTTCCAAATGGTGGCTATATTCTGATTAGCAGCTCTAAAGGTAGCTACCCAGTATCATTGTTACCACCTCCCACAGCAAAATGAGGTTGCATAATGGAAAAAAAGATACATTTACATTTTACTAGATGTAATTAGGGTATCTTCCTGCTTTGTAAACGCCATTACAAGTCCAAAACTTGAAATTAAGCTTGCCACCaattcaaaaaattaaaaatctacGTTCAAATTTGCATCAAATAATTTACTTTCGTTGACTCTGATACCCTAAACCCGCCATCCTTTTTGAACAAGGGAGTAAAAAACTGACAAAATATTAATCCAATTGGAAATGTCACGAGTGCCTTCTTCAACCAATTATCATATTCTTaacaatttttcaaaaattaaaaactgCACTAGGGTTTGAAATTCAAATTAATCAAATATTTGAATTTCCACTTTTCAGATAAAAGTACACTTACACGTTAAAAGTGCCGGAGACTTTATCTCTAACGGCGGCTTCAAGATCAAACCCTAGATCGGAAGATGAAGAACCCTCCTCATTTTTAGCAGCAGCGTAAGCATTCCAATCAGCTAACAGGGACGATTGTGTCTTTTCTAGATCGTTACTTGGCCCTCCTGTAAACCAAGATTGTGCTGTTTTATGCATATTTATTCTGATGAAATTGTTTTCTGTAGCAGAGTGAAGGAGATCTGATGTTTTAGGTTATGGGGTACGGGACTGTTCTGGTCCTCACCATTACATAAATTCTTACTTCCTTCTTCTGATTCTGTTTTTTAATTTGTATAGATGTGTCCTCCgtaaggctgtccaacgggagGGATCCCGTCCCgcttaattctaaacgggatAGGCCTATGTTAAACGGGACACAGGATGAGATGGGATGGGATGGGATGACTATTTTGTCCCATTTGTCTCGTCTTATcccgtttcgtcccgtcccgtcccgtctcgcCTGTCACATCacgcttttatttttttttaaattctagCCATTGGGCAACGACTTTAATTGCAAAAATAATCGTTCTCAACGGCCTAAAACGGCTATAATTGGCCTCCACCTCCCCCCTCCCCTCAAAAGATGTTTGTACTAGGTGTAATTCTACTTGTGAAATGCTTAAAGTTGTTTATGATTAATGGTGTCTATACAAAAggtatttaatatgcataatggTATCCCCACTTATCAAATTGTTGATTCTGATTGGGATCATATCAAAGAGCTtactaaatttttagaaaaaatttattatgctacaaaataattttttggtatatattatcctactgttacacaaatattatggtatatttgtgaaATTTCTGTTATATTTagtaagtataaaactaatccaacttatgcaccaACCATTAATGAAATaattgcaaaatttaaaaagtattcttccctattccccaagtttatttaatttatattatacttaacccatctttaaaattaagaggtgcaaatggatttgttcgtaaaatttatgagaatttagcaattcaagaaaatgaacaaccatctctcgaaaactgccaagctaacatatattcttatgttagatcaatatttgataaatataaatctatggaaacaacagGTGGTGAAGCTGCTCAttctacttctaagtctagagtagaagttctatgggaagatatggatgatataacaggttttgattcctatattgatgatgaacttgattcttatcttaattaaggattggaaagtattaaatacgaagaaggcaacgaacaacttttggcatg
It includes:
- the LOC104099711 gene encoding protein transport protein SFT2-like, which gives rise to MHKTAQSWFTGGPSNDLEKTQSSLLADWNAYAAAKNEEGSSSSDLGFDLEAAVRDKVSGTFNVVSKGVRDLPGSFSSATSNVPSGRSLMYFGLFLAAGVFFIFIAFTMFLPVMVLMPQKFAICFTIGCAFIIGSFFALKGPKNQLTHMTSKERLPFTGVFVGSMVGTIYFSMVLHSYILSVLFSVIQVLALSYYVISYFPGGSAGMRFLSSTLTSTIFRCFGR